The Bernardetia sp. ABR2-2B DNA window GAATTGTAATTGAATTTGTCATAAATGAATCTGAAAAGAGTGTAAAAGAATCTAATTTTTTACGTATTTTGTAAACAAATGGATATGTTGCTTTGCAGAAAAATAAAGCAAGAAAACAAAGAAACAAAAAAATAGCTCAATTATGGAAAATCAAAATCCTTCAAGCAATATAACAGTAACAGGTGTTCCTTCTGATAATATAAATATAAAGGCTCAAAGTCTAGCTCAAAAACTTCAAAATCATAAAAAAGTAATTGAGGCGAATGGAATCAAGATAAACGCACCCTTTGACCCTCGTTACGCTGCCAGTTTGATAAAGCGAATCTTAGAGCCACTTAGTAAATATTATTTCAGAACCGAATTCGTGGGTTTTGAGGGAGAAGACTACCCAGATAGAAAAACAGATGCCCCTCTGATTTTTGCAAGTAATCACTCTGGAATGGCGTTTCCTTGGGATGCAATTGTGTTCTCTTCGATGCTTCTAAAGATTCATAATTATGATATGACAAAAGTAGCTCGTCCACTTACTGCGCCGATGCTTTCACAAAGTAATATGATGAGTCCGTTTGCCATAGAGAATTTTTGGAAACGAGCAGGTGGAGTAGATGCCACTTCCCTCAATTTTGAAACGATGATGGAACAAGGGAAATTCAATGTTTTGATTTATCCAGAAGGTGTAGGAGGAATTGGAAAAGGATTTGATAAAAAATATGAACTACAACGCCTTTCTACTTCTACTCTTCGAATGAGTTTGAAACACAAAGCTGATATTATTCCTTTTGCAACTGTTAATGCAGAATACATCAATCCGTTTAGTTATAGTATAGAATTTTTAGATAATTTAGTTCAAAAACTGGGAATTCCATTTTTGCCTGTTGGTTTTATGACCGTCTTGATTCCTTTACAGCCTTGGATGTTTTATTTTGCACTTCCTGCAAAACTTATTTTTGTTCGTGGCAGACGCATCAAACCTTATAAAATCTTAGGAAAG harbors:
- a CDS encoding glycerol acyltransferase; translation: MENQNPSSNITVTGVPSDNINIKAQSLAQKLQNHKKVIEANGIKINAPFDPRYAASLIKRILEPLSKYYFRTEFVGFEGEDYPDRKTDAPLIFASNHSGMAFPWDAIVFSSMLLKIHNYDMTKVARPLTAPMLSQSNMMSPFAIENFWKRAGGVDATSLNFETMMEQGKFNVLIYPEGVGGIGKGFDKKYELQRLSTSTLRMSLKHKADIIPFATVNAEYINPFSYSIEFLDNLVQKLGIPFLPVGFMTVLIPLQPWMFYFALPAKLIFVRGRRIKPYKILGKPVEEATEEEIFALRDAIHAIMQRELNEAVEHYGESPYNWKEFLLTALWKWKKLPEYLPFTWAFRFIDHEKQFQKRLFELNNFSNIPPTLEEKVVQAQAIAQTSELEEQLEEDKDVLDVLKETVDLVTENPEVLLMYVPVVGWLPTIWREVNKFRS